A region of Pyxidicoccus parkwaysis DNA encodes the following proteins:
- a CDS encoding GNAT family N-acetyltransferase, producing MLRWQWKSFPELTLDELYALLALRQEVFVVEQRSIYQDVDGLDAASLHLLAYDDAQGTPFLAAYLRVLPPGVKFPDECSLGRVVTSPRARGRGQGRELVARGLARLDADFPAAAIRISAQHYLQRFYEDFGFHAEGDVYDEDGIPHIEMVRAAARR from the coding sequence ATGCTGCGCTGGCAATGGAAGAGCTTTCCGGAGCTGACGCTCGACGAGCTGTACGCGCTGCTCGCCCTGCGTCAGGAGGTGTTCGTGGTGGAGCAGCGCTCCATCTACCAGGACGTGGACGGGCTGGACGCGGCGTCGCTCCACCTGCTCGCGTATGACGACGCGCAGGGCACGCCCTTCCTCGCGGCCTATCTGCGCGTGCTACCCCCAGGCGTGAAGTTCCCCGACGAGTGCAGCCTGGGTCGCGTGGTGACGTCGCCCCGGGCGCGCGGGCGCGGACAGGGGCGTGAGCTGGTGGCGCGCGGCCTGGCGCGGCTGGACGCGGACTTCCCGGCGGCGGCCATCCGCATCTCCGCGCAGCACTACCTCCAGCGCTTCTACGAGGACTTCGGCTTCCACGCGGAGGGCGACGTGTACGACGAGGACGGCATCCCCCATATCGAGATGGTCCGCGCCGCGGCCCGCCGCTGA
- a CDS encoding tetratricopeptide repeat protein: protein MRHGFVMGALLALLASSQLACVVGPRFTRCPAEGGRPWVRLDSDHYTLETDLPPAEARKAMGALERTRVAILATLWPDALARPMPKVHVYVLADPDEFEGLYPRRVRAFFHRSETEALIVLPGPPDSWVHRFSGLSLASSSRLNHELSHFLSTYSLLRQPRWLSEGMAEFLETLRVSEDGKTAVVGAPHFEAILEMAPQLNRVVRTRPEKRSWSMRRVFDWDPSLEVHEDDRQVGLLYAASWLLVHWLYNEHPDALAAYQALLSRGMAPDEAERQALPELRSDTLDATLLNYLRDRRYPERTVPVPTVGSAFLEEVIEHAEVHAIRAKLAALGASMAHREPFIQNRRKLSRDELNEALRLDPKGLVALSTQLLAAPDAEKPAIARQAVEAHPNESESWLMLASALGTEPAVREEAEAAYKKALELEPRSAPAATGLAWLYVTQGRLAEALPLVQWAVSLAPWSTHALDTFAMVLAGGGACDEAIQTEERALELIQDEGNPEVEKVLRERLEGLSRGTLCTPATPQP from the coding sequence GTGCGCCATGGCTTCGTGATGGGAGCACTGCTCGCGCTGCTGGCCTCGTCCCAGCTCGCGTGTGTGGTGGGCCCCCGCTTCACCCGCTGCCCCGCCGAGGGCGGCCGCCCCTGGGTGCGCCTGGACAGCGACCACTACACGCTGGAGACGGACCTGCCGCCCGCCGAGGCGCGCAAGGCCATGGGCGCGCTCGAGCGCACGCGCGTGGCCATCCTCGCCACCCTGTGGCCGGACGCGCTCGCCCGGCCGATGCCGAAGGTGCACGTGTACGTGCTCGCGGACCCCGACGAGTTCGAGGGCCTGTACCCCCGCCGCGTGCGCGCCTTCTTCCACCGCTCGGAGACGGAGGCCCTCATCGTCCTGCCCGGCCCGCCCGACTCTTGGGTGCACCGCTTCAGCGGGCTGTCCCTGGCGTCGTCCTCGCGGCTCAACCACGAGCTGTCCCACTTCCTGAGCACGTACTCGCTGCTGCGCCAGCCCCGGTGGCTCTCCGAGGGCATGGCCGAGTTCCTGGAGACGCTGCGCGTGTCGGAGGACGGGAAGACGGCGGTGGTGGGCGCGCCGCACTTCGAGGCCATCCTGGAGATGGCCCCGCAGCTCAACCGCGTGGTGCGCACGCGCCCGGAGAAGCGGAGCTGGTCGATGCGGCGCGTCTTCGATTGGGACCCGTCACTGGAGGTCCACGAGGATGACCGGCAGGTGGGCCTCCTGTACGCGGCGAGCTGGCTGCTCGTGCACTGGCTCTACAACGAGCACCCCGACGCGCTCGCCGCGTACCAGGCGCTGCTGTCCAGGGGAATGGCCCCCGACGAGGCCGAGCGGCAGGCGCTGCCCGAGCTGCGCTCCGACACGCTCGACGCCACGCTGCTGAACTACCTGCGCGACCGCCGTTACCCGGAGCGCACGGTGCCGGTGCCCACCGTGGGCAGCGCCTTCCTCGAGGAGGTCATCGAGCACGCGGAGGTCCACGCCATCCGCGCGAAGCTCGCCGCGCTGGGCGCGAGCATGGCCCACCGCGAGCCCTTCATCCAGAACCGGCGGAAGCTGTCGCGGGACGAGCTGAACGAGGCGCTGCGGCTGGACCCGAAGGGGCTCGTCGCCCTCTCCACACAGCTCCTCGCCGCGCCCGACGCAGAAAAGCCCGCCATCGCCCGGCAGGCGGTGGAGGCCCACCCCAACGAGAGCGAGTCCTGGCTGATGCTCGCGTCGGCGCTGGGAACGGAGCCGGCGGTGAGGGAGGAAGCCGAGGCGGCCTACAAGAAGGCGCTGGAGCTGGAGCCCCGCAGCGCCCCGGCGGCGACGGGGCTGGCGTGGCTCTACGTCACGCAGGGCCGTCTCGCGGAGGCACTTCCGCTGGTGCAGTGGGCCGTCTCGCTGGCGCCCTGGAGCACGCATGCACTGGACACCTTCGCCATGGTGCTGGCGGGCGGCGGCGCGTGTGACGAGGCCATCCAGACGGAGGAGCGCGCCCTGGAGTTGATTCAGGACGAGGGCAACCCCGAGGTGGAGAAGGTGCTGCGCGAGCGGCTGGAGGGCCTCTCCCGCGGCACGCTCTGCACGCCGGCCACGCCTCAGCCTTGA
- the coaA gene encoding type I pantothenate kinase, producing MSAPGSSAASMFIDLEREAWRSLRASTPLPLASADIEGLRGLGEQLDLEEVVDVYLPLSRLLNLQVAAAQRLWADQQAFLGGTARKVPFIIAIAGSVAVGKSTTARILQALLARWPDHPRVELVTTDGFLFPNRILTERGLMKRKGFPESYDRRGLVRFLAELKAGRAEVTAPVYSHLVYDVVPDEAKVIRQPDILILEGLNVLQSGPVEGTRMPGTFLSDFFDFSIYVDASEQDIRHWYVNRFLHLQQTAFRDERSYFRRFSELTHEQAVALAESVWAEINGPNLAQNIAPTRSRARLILTKGPDHKVKRVRLRKQ from the coding sequence ATGTCCGCACCCGGCAGCTCGGCTGCTTCCATGTTCATCGACCTGGAGCGCGAGGCGTGGCGGAGCCTGCGTGCCTCCACGCCGTTGCCACTCGCCTCGGCTGACATCGAGGGCCTGCGCGGCCTGGGAGAGCAGCTGGATTTGGAGGAGGTGGTGGACGTCTACCTGCCTCTCTCCCGCTTGCTCAACCTCCAGGTGGCCGCGGCCCAGCGCCTGTGGGCGGACCAGCAGGCCTTCCTGGGCGGCACCGCGCGCAAGGTGCCCTTCATCATCGCCATCGCCGGGAGCGTGGCGGTGGGCAAGAGCACGACGGCTCGCATCCTCCAGGCCCTCCTGGCGCGCTGGCCGGACCACCCGCGCGTGGAACTGGTGACGACGGACGGCTTCCTCTTCCCCAACCGCATCCTCACCGAGCGCGGGCTGATGAAGCGCAAGGGCTTCCCGGAGAGCTATGACCGGCGCGGGCTGGTGCGCTTCCTCGCGGAGCTGAAGGCAGGGCGCGCCGAAGTCACGGCGCCGGTGTACTCGCACCTCGTCTACGACGTGGTGCCCGACGAGGCGAAGGTCATCCGCCAGCCGGACATCCTCATCCTGGAGGGGCTCAACGTCCTCCAGTCCGGCCCCGTGGAGGGGACCCGGATGCCGGGCACGTTCCTGTCCGACTTCTTCGACTTCTCCATCTACGTGGACGCGAGCGAGCAGGACATCCGTCACTGGTACGTGAATCGCTTCCTCCACCTCCAGCAGACGGCGTTCCGCGACGAGCGCAGCTACTTCCGCCGCTTCTCCGAGCTCACCCACGAGCAGGCCGTGGCGCTCGCCGAGTCCGTCTGGGCGGAAATCAATGGCCCCAACCTGGCGCAGAACATCGCGCCCACCCGCTCTCGCGCGCGGCTCATCCTCACCAAGGGGCCGGACCACAAGGTGAAGCGCGTGCGGCTGCGCAAGCAGTAG
- a CDS encoding M90 family metallopeptidase, producing the protein MISLLRQLRRRRLLRRPFPADWLGYLDVRVPFFRTLSPELRAPFLDKLKIFAWEKEFIGAGGLTITDEIRAVVSATAVQLIVHLDLSYYDRLREVIVYPDAFRLPDRTGVVLGEAKNWGSVILSWQAVLNGLRNPGDGHDTAAHEFAHVLDRADGAFDGTPKLRAYSHYRAWASVMSEHFQKLQHGERREREVLDDYGGLNEAEFFAVATESFFEKPHQMREKTPDLYEELKRFYGWDPATGA; encoded by the coding sequence ATGATTTCGCTCCTCCGTCAGCTCCGCCGACGGCGCCTGCTGCGCCGGCCCTTCCCGGCGGACTGGCTGGGCTACCTCGACGTGCGGGTGCCCTTCTTCCGCACGCTGTCTCCCGAGCTGCGAGCCCCCTTCCTGGACAAGCTCAAAATCTTCGCCTGGGAGAAGGAGTTCATCGGCGCGGGGGGACTCACCATCACCGACGAGATTCGCGCGGTGGTCTCCGCCACGGCGGTGCAGCTCATCGTGCACCTGGACCTGTCGTATTACGACCGGCTTCGCGAGGTCATCGTCTATCCGGACGCCTTCCGGCTGCCGGACCGCACCGGCGTGGTGCTGGGCGAGGCGAAGAACTGGGGCTCCGTCATCCTCTCGTGGCAGGCGGTGCTCAACGGCCTGCGCAACCCCGGAGACGGGCACGACACCGCCGCGCACGAGTTCGCCCACGTGCTGGACCGCGCGGACGGCGCCTTCGACGGGACGCCGAAGCTGCGGGCGTACTCGCACTACCGGGCGTGGGCGTCCGTCATGAGCGAGCACTTCCAGAAGCTCCAGCACGGCGAGCGCCGCGAGCGGGAGGTGCTGGACGACTATGGCGGCCTCAACGAGGCGGAGTTCTTCGCCGTGGCCACCGAATCCTTCTTCGAGAAGCCCCATCAGATGCGGGAGAAGACGCCGGATTTGTACGAGGAGCTGAAGCGCTTCTACGGTTGGGACCCGGCCACGGGGGCCTGA
- a CDS encoding BamA/TamA family outer membrane protein encodes MSGRAVMWCAALLLALLAPRAGAQDTGPVQVVDEVVVHGPEKTKPETVQAYSRIGVGDSVTPEELTRAERRLVATGLFQEVHVNTEPTGPDHVRVILDVQDKASWVVAPTFALSSSNIGGGVLYAENNLWGRSKKFATAAQVSTAESGLYVGYLDPNLFGLPQLRLSLEGQLKSDRVDEYQPGASQENPEVVRRTRLNSASIAGEFGVMLFERVRAAAKYRLMLIDAKAPSPDEEVTEEAFSTGPSQRDTSLRLMVGIDTRQNLHAVMEGINIEASYEVSSPGVWSDFTYRRFGLLYRHGLRLLGEHNLVLRGEAAAGVNLPFHQELTMGGNSLRGFLHRQFRGDTRLSFTAEYHFPLFTVRSLSFRGVGFTDTGLMLWRNIPEDRQLRDVNGRVVRGYLPDSKEGLDGATLAQGVGAGLRLYLRNVVLPLVGVDVAYGVNSGEFRFYLVAGVNPS; translated from the coding sequence ATGAGTGGACGAGCGGTGATGTGGTGCGCGGCGCTGCTGCTGGCGCTGCTGGCGCCACGCGCGGGCGCGCAGGACACGGGGCCGGTGCAGGTGGTGGATGAAGTGGTGGTGCACGGCCCGGAGAAGACGAAGCCCGAGACGGTACAGGCGTACTCGCGCATCGGCGTGGGCGACAGCGTCACTCCGGAAGAGCTGACGCGGGCGGAGCGGCGCCTGGTGGCCACGGGCCTCTTCCAGGAGGTGCACGTCAACACCGAGCCCACCGGGCCGGACCACGTGCGCGTCATCCTGGACGTGCAGGACAAGGCCTCGTGGGTGGTGGCGCCCACCTTCGCGCTGTCCTCGTCCAACATCGGCGGCGGGGTGCTGTACGCGGAGAACAACCTGTGGGGCCGCAGCAAGAAGTTCGCGACGGCGGCGCAGGTGAGCACCGCGGAGAGCGGCCTCTACGTGGGCTACCTGGACCCGAACCTCTTTGGCCTGCCGCAGCTCCGGCTGAGTCTGGAGGGACAGCTCAAGAGCGACCGCGTGGATGAGTACCAACCCGGCGCGAGCCAGGAAAACCCCGAGGTGGTGCGCCGCACGCGCCTCAACTCGGCGTCCATCGCGGGAGAGTTCGGAGTGATGCTCTTCGAGCGCGTGCGCGCGGCCGCGAAGTACCGGCTGATGCTCATCGACGCGAAGGCGCCGAGCCCCGACGAGGAAGTCACGGAGGAGGCCTTCTCCACGGGCCCCTCGCAGCGGGACACGTCGCTGCGGCTGATGGTGGGCATCGACACGCGGCAGAACCTGCACGCGGTGATGGAGGGCATCAACATCGAGGCCTCGTACGAGGTGTCCAGCCCCGGCGTGTGGAGCGACTTCACCTACCGGCGCTTCGGGCTGCTGTACCGGCATGGCCTGCGGCTATTGGGCGAGCACAACCTGGTGCTGCGCGGCGAGGCGGCGGCGGGCGTGAACCTGCCCTTCCACCAGGAGTTGACGATGGGCGGAAACTCGCTGCGCGGCTTCCTGCACCGCCAGTTCCGCGGCGACACGCGGCTGTCCTTCACCGCCGAGTACCACTTCCCCCTCTTCACGGTGCGCTCGCTGTCCTTCCGGGGCGTGGGCTTCACCGACACGGGACTCATGCTGTGGCGGAACATCCCCGAGGACCGGCAACTGCGCGACGTGAATGGCCGCGTGGTGCGCGGCTACCTGCCGGACTCGAAGGAGGGGCTGGACGGCGCCACGCTGGCCCAGGGCGTGGGAGCGGGCCTGCGCCTGTACCTGCGCAACGTCGTCCTGCCGCTGGTGGGCGTGGACGTCGCGTACGGGGTGAACTCGGGCGAGTTCCGCTTCTACCTCGTGGCGGGGGTGAATCCGTCCTGA